The DNA sequence CAGGTCGTTATCGAGGAAAATAATGGCGATTTCGGTGGCGTCGAGCAGGTTTTTCATGTCGCTGGCCGTTTGCGAAAACTCCTCCGTTTTGGCCAGGTACTGCATGTTGAGGGTCATCAGCTCCTCGTTCAGGCTCTGCAGCTCTTCCTTGTTGGTCATGGCCTCCTCGTTGGTGCTTTGCAGCTCCTCGTTGGCGCTTTTGAGCTACTCCGGGCTGCCTTCCATCTCCTCCACCGTGGTTTGGAGGCGGCGCTTGGTGTACTGCAACTCCTGGTCGAGGACGGCGTCGCGGATGTCGGCGGCGGGGGTCTCGTCCTTATCCTTGGCCCGGCGCCCGCGGCGCGGGGTTGGCTGGTCCTCAAACACCACCAGCAGCAGCAGCCCGGCCAGGGCCTCGGGGGCCCCCAGGTGGCGCACCGACAGGCGCAGCGCCTGGGGACCGGCGGCGGTGGCCACGCGCACCCGCTCCACGGTCACGTCGGCCTTGGTTTGCAGGGCCCGGTGCACGGCCCCGCTGATTTCTACGCGCAGCTCGTCGCGGGCCATTTCAAACAGGTTGAGGCCGCCCACGCCGGGGGCCGGCTCCAGGTACTTGCCGGTACGGCCGTTCACGTAGAGGATTTCGCCCTTGGGCGTAATCACCACCGCCGGCGGGGTGTAGGCGGCAAGCAGGTTTTTTTGCACCAGGTCGGCAAAGGGCGCGCCCGAATGGGCGGCGGTGGGCGGCATAGCAGCGGGGTGAGCCACTACCGACGGCCAGGACGACATGGCGAAGGGGAAGTTCAGTAGCCGGGCGGGAGCCGCAGCGGTTTCGAGACGCCGCGAGATTTTCCACTTGCCGTTCAGGGGCTGAAACAGGTCCTGGAAGCCGGTCAGGTTTTCGCTGGGGCCCAAAAACAGGATGCCGCCCGGGCGCAGAGCGTAGTGGAACACGGGCAGCAGGCTTTTTTGCAGCTCTGCGCTCAGGTAAATCAGCAGGTTGCGGCAGCAGAGCAGGTCGAGCTTGGTGAAGGGCGCGTCCTTGTTAACATCGTGCAGGGCAAACACCACCACGTCGCGCACCTCCTTGCGGATTTGGTAGTGGCCGTCGACCTGCTGGAAGAAGCGCGCCAGGCGCGCGGGGGACACGTCGGCGGCCACCGCGGCCGGGTAGCGGCCGGCGCGGGCAAAGTCAATGGCATCGGGCGCAATGTCGGTGGCAAACAGCTGGAGCTTGAGGCCCCGGCCGGGGCCCGCTGCGTCGAAGCATTCGAGCAGCAGCATGGCCAGCGAGTACACCTCCTCGCCCGTGGAGCAGCCAGGGGCCCACACGCGCACGGTGCTGCACGGCTCCTTGGCCAGCACCAGCGGCTGCAAGTGCTCCTGGAGGCTGTCGAAGGCCGCACCGTCGCGGAAGAACCGCGTCACCCCAATCAGCAGCTCCCGGAAGAGCTGCTCCACCTCGGACGGGTTTTCTTGCAGGTAGCGCACGTAGTGGGCAAACCCCTTGATTTGGTGAGCGTTCATGCGCCGCTCGATGCGCCGGAATATCGTGTTGCGCTTGTAGAGGCTGAAGTCGTGCCCCGTACGCTGGCGGATGAGCAGGAAGATTTTTTGCAGCGCGTGGGCCGGCTGGGCGTTGGGATCCTTCTGGGGCGGGGGCAGCCGGTTGCCCCCGGGCATTTGCAGGCGGCCGGCGTAGGCCAGCAGTTCGGCGGGCATCTGGGCGGGAGCCAGGGCAAAATCGACGAACTCGGTGGCCAGCGCCGCGCGCGGCATGGCGTCGAAGGCGGCCGTGGCGGGGTCCTGGGCCACCACCAGCCCGAAGTTCTCCATCACTGCCTTCAGCCCCGCGCTGCCGTCGGCCCCCAGGCCCGAAAAAATGATGCACGCGGCCCGCGCGCCCACGTCTTTGGCCAGGCTTTCCAGGAAGAAATCGATGGGCAGGCGGTGGCCCGGCGGCTGGGTGGGTCGCAGCACAAACAAGCAGCCGTGCAGTAGGCTCAGGTCGCAGTCGGGCGGGATGACATACACGTGGTCGGGGCGTACGCGCAGGCCGTCGGTGGCCTCGGCCACGGGCAGCGGCGTAAAGTTTTGCAGCACCTGCGGCAGCTGGCTGTAGGGGGTGGCCCCCAAGTGCGTGACGACCACAAGCGCCAGCCCGGGCCGCTCCGGCAAGGCCCCGAAAAACGCCTCAAGCGCCTCCAGCGAACCTGCCGAGCCGCACAGCGCCACCACCGGAAACTTGTCGCCCCCGCCGCCGGCCCGGGGCTGGGGGGTAGGGCCGGCGGGGGCTGCGGTGGGCGTAGGGGCAGGCGGGGCAGCGGGCGCGACGGCCAGGGGCAAGGGTGGTTTCATCGAGGTAAAAACAAAGTTTCCCGCGGGGTACTAAGACGAATTATCCTATCAAAATTGCGCACAAATTGCCTAACGTACCACCCGGCGGGCCGTATAGTTGATATCAGGCCCCAGTCGGGGGCTTCTCATTTTCTTATTTCTCGCTTCATGGCCCTTCCTACCCACCTCATCGTGATTGGCACGTCGGCCGGCGGCATGGCTGCCCTGTTGCAACTCGTGGCCCAGCTGCCCGCCGCCCTGCCCGCTGCCCTGCTGGTGGTGCAGCACCTCCCGCCCGATGCCGACCCCGAAAGCCTCGTGATGCGGCTGGCCACCCACTCTGCCCTGCGCTGCCAAGTGGCCGGCCACGGGGCCCCGCTGCTGGCCGGCCACCTGTACCTGGCCCCGCCCGACCGCCACTTGCTGGTGAAGGAAGACCGGGTGCTGGTGACTAAGGGCCCCTTCGAGAACGGCTACCGCCCCGCCGCCGACGCCCTGTTCCGGGCGGCGGCCGTGGCGTTTGGGGCGCGCGTGGTGGGCGTGGTGCTCACCGGGATGCTGCACGACGGCACCGCCGGCCTGGAGTTCATCAAGCGCTGCGGGGGCACGGCCGTGGTGCAAGACCCCGCCGAGGCTGAGTTCCCGAGCATGCCCGAAAGCGCCCTGCGCAACGTAGCCGTGGACCACGTGCTGCCCGTGGCCGCCATGGGACCCCTGCTGGTGGGGCTGGTAGGCCCTGGCCACGCCGGCCCCGCCCACACCCTGGGCATCCCGCCCGATTTGCAGTTGGAGGCCGCCATTGCCGAACGTGTGGTAGGCACGGCCGACCAGGTAGAACAGTTGGGCAACCTGGTGCCCTTCACCTGCCCCGGTTGCGGCGGCAACCTCTGGGACGTGACTAAGGGCAAGGTGGTGCGCTTCCGCTGCCACACCGGCCACTCCTACACCGCAGCGGCTATACTGGAAGGCTCGCAGCGCA is a window from the Hymenobacter nivis genome containing:
- a CDS encoding CheR family methyltransferase, which produces MKPPLPLAVAPAAPPAPTPTAAPAGPTPQPRAGGGGDKFPVVALCGSAGSLEALEAFFGALPERPGLALVVVTHLGATPYSQLPQVLQNFTPLPVAEATDGLRVRPDHVYVIPPDCDLSLLHGCLFVLRPTQPPGHRLPIDFFLESLAKDVGARAACIIFSGLGADGSAGLKAVMENFGLVVAQDPATAAFDAMPRAALATEFVDFALAPAQMPAELLAYAGRLQMPGGNRLPPPQKDPNAQPAHALQKIFLLIRQRTGHDFSLYKRNTIFRRIERRMNAHQIKGFAHYVRYLQENPSEVEQLFRELLIGVTRFFRDGAAFDSLQEHLQPLVLAKEPCSTVRVWAPGCSTGEEVYSLAMLLLECFDAAGPGRGLKLQLFATDIAPDAIDFARAGRYPAAVAADVSPARLARFFQQVDGHYQIRKEVRDVVVFALHDVNKDAPFTKLDLLCCRNLLIYLSAELQKSLLPVFHYALRPGGILFLGPSENLTGFQDLFQPLNGKWKISRRLETAAAPARLLNFPFAMSSWPSVVAHPAAMPPTAAHSGAPFADLVQKNLLAAYTPPAVVITPKGEILYVNGRTGKYLEPAPGVGGLNLFEMARDELRVEISGAVHRALQTKADVTVERVRVATAAGPQALRLSVRHLGAPEALAGLLLLVVFEDQPTPRRGRRAKDKDETPAADIRDAVLDQELQYTKRRLQTTVEEMEGSPE
- a CDS encoding chemotaxis protein CheB translates to MALPTHLIVIGTSAGGMAALLQLVAQLPAALPAALLVVQHLPPDADPESLVMRLATHSALRCQVAGHGAPLLAGHLYLAPPDRHLLVKEDRVLVTKGPFENGYRPAADALFRAAAVAFGARVVGVVLTGMLHDGTAGLEFIKRCGGTAVVQDPAEAEFPSMPESALRNVAVDHVLPVAAMGPLLVGLVGPGHAGPAHTLGIPPDLQLEAAIAERVVGTADQVEQLGNLVPFTCPGCGGNLWDVTKGKVVRFRCHTGHSYTAAAILEGSQRKMEETLWVALRMMEERKNLLASLAARDEAYGTGRHTERLNDLKRHVNRMREFLLNEYEGENEAAATD